Genomic segment of Ranitomeya imitator isolate aRanImi1 chromosome 6, aRanImi1.pri, whole genome shotgun sequence:
cgctgggcagtctgcggggccactgctaacaggcgctgggcagtctgcggggccactgctaacaggcgctgggcagtctgcggggccactgctaacaggcgctgggcagtctgcggggccactgctaacaggcgctgggcagtctgcggggccactgctaacaggcgctgggcagtctgcggggccactgctaacaggcgctgggcagtctgcggggccactgctaacaggcgctgggcagtctgcggggccactgctaacaggcgctgggcagtctgcggggccactgctaacaggcgctgggcagtctgcggggccactgctaacaggcgctgggcagtctgcggggccactgctaacaggcgctgggcagtctgcggggccactgctaacaggcgctgggcagtctgcggggccactgctaacaggcgctgggcagtctgcggggccactgctaacaggcgctgggcagtctgcggggccactgctaacaggcgctgggcagtctgcggggccactgctaacaggcgctgggcagtctgcggggccactgctaacaggcgctgggcagtctgcggggccactgctaacaggcgctgggcagtctgcggggccactgctaacaggcgctgggcagtctgcggggccactgctaacaggcgctgggcagtctgcggggccactgctaacaggcgctgggcagtctgcggggccactgctaacaggcgctgggcagtctgcggggtcactgctaacaggcgctgggcagtctgcggggtCACTGgtaacaggcgctgggcagtctgcggggtCACTGgtaacaggcgctgggcagtctgcggggtcactgctaacaggcgctgggcagtctgcggggccactgctaacaggcgctgggcagtctgcggggccactgctaacaggcgctgggcagtctgcggggccactgctaacaggcgctgggcagtctgcggggccactgctaacaggcgctgggcagtctgcggggccactgctaacaggcgctgggcagtctgcggggccactgctaacaggcgctgggcagtctgcggggccactgctaacaggcgctgggcagtctgcggggccactgctaacaggcgctgggcagtctgcggggccactgctaacaggcgctgggcagtctgcggggccactgctaacaggcgctgggcagtctgcggggtCACTGgtaacaggcgctgggcagtctgcggggtCACTGGTAACAGGCGCTGGGCACTGTATGATCCTAGTCATGCAGGGAGACCCCCATTGTAGTGATCGGGGACCTTTATCTCCCATCCTCAGGACCCCGCAGCCCTCCATACACAGATGTGTGAGGACAAGGGTAAGACCTGGACAATGTCCCCTCCATCCCCCCGCAGAGAGGAAATCTACCAGAAAGTTCCTCCTTGAGTTGTGGAAGTTTAGTAGAGCCCAgcacgctgggagttgtagtgctacAGCAGCAGATGATGTGAAAGCACCGTCACCCACCCAGCCAgcactgctgggagttgtagtcccaccACTTACCGAGAACACCGCATTCTGGAGGCCGAAGGGGATGGGGGTGAGCCGGGCCAGGGCCACGACTTTGAGCCCGCTGCCGCCCTCCACCACCCTGATGACGGCTCCCAGCCTCTGGCTGCTCTCGATCTTCGCCAGCACCCAGTGGGTGAGCAGCTTCTTGCAGAGCAGGTGGGCGATGAAGGTGCCGATGAGCACCCCGACGATGACCAGCCCGATCCCCAGCACCAGGCCGTACAGGTAGCCGGCCGCCACGTTGAGCACGATGTAGCCCCAGACGCAGGGCAGCGACACCAGGATGAAGCCCACGATGAAGAGCAGCACGCCGACCAGGCTGTCCAGGCTCTCCACCCACAGCAGCAGGTCCTTCAGGTAGTGGCGGGCCAGCGCCAGGGAGGCGCAGCACAGGGCGCCCACCGCGCACAGCAGCACCAGGCTCCGGCACCAGCACATCCCCGGGCAGCTCCACGGATCCCCGGCGGCGGCGCCCTCGTGTGGCGGGGCAGCGTGCATGAGCGGCCGCGCATCGTCTCCCAGCTCGGAGGAGCCGGCGAGCAGAGCGTCCTCCCGGCCGTGCATCCAGCGGCCCAGGGTCTGGCGGCCGAGGAACTGCAGCGCGGAGCCCGACATCCTGCCGATCAGTCCCATAGCGCGGCGGCGGACATCAGCGGGGCCGAGCTCCCGGCCGCCCGGCTCCGGCACATCGCGCTGTGCACACTCACAACAACACGGGCGCAGATGTCGCGGCTCCCGCAGCTCTGCGACTCTGACACCGCCACGAGAAGCTCCGCCCTCCGAGTGCTGCTGATTGGCTGCTGGGCGGTTCTACAACTCCAAATCCCCGCCTCTCTGCTTTGTGAGTGGCTATGGGAAGGCGGGGCCGTGTGGCCACGCCCATCAACATGCCCCGCCCACAACATACAGATGTTGCTGATCTGTCCCTCAGTGTGGTCTCTGCTCACTACGCTCAGAGCGCAGGTTGCTCTGCACATGCGCACGAACCTCCTGCCCCTCAGTAAGTCCTCAGCGCCCACATAGTCCCAAGTCCTCAGTCCCTGATCTCAGGCTCAGAGGTGGTTCTGACGCTGGTCCTGCAGGTGCCCCTTCCACACATCAGGCCCCTCTTCTTCTTACATTTTTGGACAGTTGTTTTATATTTTAGATCTTATTTACTATTTTTCATAAATATTTCTTTCCATTTTACCTTCTTGGACGCATGAATCTGGGATGACTTGATACCTCCCTGTAATAGTGCAGTGTATGGTAAACCCAGCGAGCTCCCGTGACACAGGTGTGCCGCCGCGGCAGGCGCCTCCGGTGGGACCCCGCGGTCAGAGCCGTGCCTCCGCTAATGTGGTTGGAAGGGAAACGTTCCCTCATTTCCAGCCTCCTAAATGACGCAGCCACAATTAACAGCAGCATCTACAAGATTACACTGCTGCTGCCATCATGGCGGGTACACATAGGTGCCGGCTGTAGAACACAGCCGGAACCTGCACCGTATGAAGTGGCCTCAACTCTCAGGCTATTGGTTCTTGGGGAGGGAGAAGTGACAGAAGCGTCTGCCGGCTGCTGACTCCCCTCTCCCCAATCAAGCCTACATGGCTTGTGAGACTGTACAGCCAGTTATACAGAACGCTGCCGCCAATCGCCAGCCCCGACACTCGAGAGTTCCAGATATCCTGgactccagggccggactggcaaatgccagaagggcctgtctggtcataggCCTCATTGTCTGCTACACTGtccacagaatcggtgttctcaagacacccaggggcgtaactacaacaggggccctggagcctagggggccctaaaagtccctttggcctatagaaaaagactattgctattacagATTTaagatatttgggggccccgttggagctttcgcatcgaggcccatgagtttcaagttacgccactgaagacacccatactgctaagagttgtgaccttggtatcattagaaatattggtcttgtggtaaatcttgctttcctccatccagggtaatattagtaatatagccCATCTGCCATAGGCCTGTGTGATCTCAAATGCCAGggatgaatttcagccccagtccttaCCTGCTGGACTCCATGTGAGGTAACGGGCGATTTATAGGAGAAGGCCATGATCTGTGAGCCCCAGGGACAGAAGAACATGTTGCTCCTCTGTGTTTTCCTATGAAATCCCCACATCTTTCAGTTTGTGGACTTTATTGGCACATGCAGCGAGACTTTGTGCCATCAGCTATGGGGATGgctacattcagtatttggtgaggtttttttacctcagtatctgtaagccagaaccaggagaggaacaatcagaggaaaagtataatagaaacatatgcaccacttctgcatttatcacccactcctggcattggctataaatactgaggtaaaatactgaaagtgtgaatgtggcctaactaAGAAATTCTGACTACTCGCTAAAATACGACTGATAATGATCTACCTGCCGTGTGTCACGTGACCAAGACACGTCGTCATCATCATCAGCACTTGTACTAATAATGAGCACCTGTGCAGGTAATTATTACCTCTAATGGCACAGCCATCGTTTATAGGTAACCTGTGCCTTCAGGTCTTGTTAGATCACAGAGTAGATCCACACCACACACATCTGTAACATTGCCCTAAAGCCCCAAATTACATTTGCTAAGCTCTATTATATAGAAAATGCAGCAGAGCTGCAAATATAGAGAATAAAAACTAAACCGGACTAAcggctaatctctctcataactctcacgaaaaagaaaaaaagcagcacaAGCAAGCTAAGAaaaggctaaggctatgtgcacacgttgcggattaggcttaggaatttttggtgcggaggattctgcatctcttagcagaaaacgcaggtgcggatttgacgcgATTTTTGTGTGGATTTGCTGGACATTTACTGCAGATTTTTTAccagatttactgcgttttttacccctgcggatttctatattggaatgggtacaaaaaacgctgcagatccgcaaaaaagaagtgacatgctacttcttttaagtaTATGTAAAGAATAGCGGGCACCACAAAAACAATTTTAGTCAGGGATCAACCATATGCATATATAGAGAACAATTGAAATCAAACAGAAGAAAAGATATGCATATCAATGGGATCAACCATCAAAAAATAACTTTATTAGTTAAAACAGCAGGGTAAGACATACcgtacatttaaaaacatttaaaaaccaaaaggCAAACACATAGCTGATAAGCTAcatgtaccccccccccccaggcaaatGGAAACAAATACCTCAAGCACCTGACAATTTAAAGTATGTCAAATGTAAAATAATACACATGTGCAAATAAAACAGTACATATTCATCTGCTACCAGCTATACTATACAGGCATCAAAAACCAATAGCCCCAAACAAATaaagttttggacacaggttacgCCCCCAATAATCCCAGGTATACCATAGAAGAGAAGATATGCATGAATGTATGTGCAATAATAAATGCCCATCTACCATCAACTATATTCCATAGATATCATATAAATTATATCAAGGAATGAGGGTTGAACATAAGTCCCACAGCCCAGGCATATCTACCAGGTATTACCACACAAGGATGGAAATTGTAGGATAGTAGAGGTTATCAACAAAGCCTGGGAGCGAAACAAGTGCCACAGTCCGAAATCCAAGGGGTCAGGGTAGGGCCAAACATagatgcagcagaaaaaagtaaGGTGCTAGTGCTGGGGGGTAAAGAAACCCAACGAGTATCGACGCTATGGGAGCGTCTTCATTAGGGTAAGTGTGAGATAAGAAGCCTCACCCTGCTTTTTTATAGCCAGATAATCAAAGATAATAGTCACCATTTGTGAGGATACGCCGGCCTGTGATTCTTTCATGGCGCGCTGTGACCGAAATCCACTTCCGGTTCAGCGATTTCACCCCATCGCGCCTGCGCAGTCAATCCAAGGCTGGTCATTCCAGCCAGACCGCCGGGACCGTGCAACCTCAGTACAGGGGCTGCCATAGTTACAGAGATGCCGAAATGATGAGGAGCAGCGCCTG
This window contains:
- the TMEM64 gene encoding transmembrane protein 64; translated protein: MGLIGRMSGSALQFLGRQTLGRWMHGREDALLAGSSELGDDARPLMHAAPPHEGAAAGDPWSCPGMCWCRSLVLLCAVGALCCASLALARHYLKDLLLWVESLDSLVGVLLFIVGFILVSLPCVWGYIVLNVAAGYLYGLVLGIGLVIVGVLIGTFIAHLLCKKLLTHWVLAKIESSQRLGAVIRVVEGGSGLKVVALARLTPIPFGLQNAVFSITDLSLPNYLAASSVGLFPTQLLNSYLGTTLRTMEDVIAEQSVSGYFIFSLQIVISIALMFYVVHRAQVELNAAILACEMELKSSLKGGQLNGASSVFCSKRTLLSMGGINIV